The Natranaerovirga hydrolytica genome contains the following window.
CAGATACATTTATAGAAAAAGATTCGTCTATTAATGAAGAAATTGATAAATTAAGACACTCTGCCACTGCATCTTTATTCGAACGCAATGATGTTATTATTATTGCCAGTGTATCTTGTATCTACGGATTAGGTGACCCTATTGATTATACCAATTTGGTATTATCCTTAAGACCAGGTGTAGAAAAAGAAAGAGATGACGTGTTAAAGAAATTAATTGATATTCAATACACTAGAAACGATTTGGATTTTAAAAGAGGAACCTTTAGAGTTCGTGGTGATGTTGTGGAAATACATCCTGCCGGTTCAGGAGAAAAGGCTGTTCGAGTAGAATTTTTTGGTGATGAAATTGATAGAATAACAGAAATAGATGTATTAACAGGCGAGGTATTAGGCATGTTAGATCATATTTCTATTTTCCCAGCTTCTCATTATGTTATTCCACAAGAAAAAATAGAAACAGCAGTACAATCCATAGAAAAAGAGCTAGAAGAATGTGTGAAATCTTTTAAAGAAGAAGACAAACTATTAGAAGCTCAAAGAATTGCTCAAAGAACCAATTTTGATATAGAAATGTTAAGGGAAACTGGGTTTTGCTCAGGAATAGAAAATTATTCAAGACATTTATCAGGACGCAGTGCTGGAAGTACACCTCATACATTAATAGATTATTTTCCAAAAGATTTTTTAATTATTGTAGATGAATCTCATATAACATTGCCTCAAATAAGAGGTATGTATGCAGGGGACCAATCTAGAAAAAGTACTTTAGTAGAATATGGTTTTAGATTACCTTCAGCAAAAGATAATAGACCTCTTAACTTTAAGGAATTTGAAGAAAAAATCAATCAAATCTTATTTGTATCAGCTACACCAAGTTCATATGAAGCAGAACATGAAGTATTAAGAGCAGAGCAAATTATACGACCTACAGGTTTAATCGATCCAGAAGTACAAGTACGGCCTGTAAAAGGTCAAATTGATGATTTGATTAAGGAAGTCAATATTGAAATTGAAAAAGAACACAAAGTGCTCATAACAACCCTTACTAAAAAAATGGCAGAAGATTTAACAGACTATATGAAAGAAGTGGGTATTAGAGTAAGGTACTTACATTCAGATATTGATACGTTAGAGCGAATGGAGATTGTAAGAGATCTTAGGATGGATGTATTTGACGTGTTAATCGGTATTAACTTATTAAGAGAGGGATTAGATATACCAGAAGTAGCGTTAGTGGCTATATTAGACGCAGATAAAGAAGGGTTCTTGCGTTCAGAAACATCATTAATCCAAACCACTGGACGAGCAGCAAGGAATTCAGAAGGTCGAGTGATTATGTATGGTGATGTAATAACCGATTCCATGAGAAAAGCAATTTCTGAAACCAATCGAAGAAGACAGATACAGGAAGAATATAACCTTAAACATGGCATTACGCCACAAACCATTAAAAAGAAAGTTCGAGATTTAATAAGCATATCAAAAGTTGCAGAAGATAAAGGCACATATGAACTGAAAAAAGACCCTGAGTCTATGGACAAAGAAGAATTACAGACAGTTATTACACAAGTAACAAAAGATATGAATCAAGCAGCCGTTAATTTAGAGTTTGAAAAAGCTGCAGGATATAGAGACCAATTGATTGAATTAAAACAACATTTACTTTCATTAGATGAATAGAGAAGAGGAAGAAAAATGGCAAAAGATAAAATTATCATTAGAGGCGCAAAAGAACATAACTTAAAAAGCTTAGACTTAACCATACCTAGAGATCAATTTATCGTGTTTACTGGTTTAAGTGGATCTGGAAAGTCTTCTTTAGCTTTTGATACCTTATATGCAGAAGGACAACGAAGGTATATGGAATCTTTATCGTCTTACGCAAGACAATTTTTAGGACAAATGGAAAAACCAAATGTAGAACATATTGAAGGGTTATCGCCTGCTATATCAATTGACCAAAAGACAACCAATAGAAATCCAAGGTCTACTGTAGGAACGGTAACGGAAATATATGATTACTTTAGGTTGTTATATGCAAGAATCGGCGTGCCTCATTGTCCAGTGTGTGGAAAAGAAATCAAAAAGCAAACCATAGACCAAATGGTAGATGCCATAATGGGATTGGAAGAAAGAACAAAAATTCAACTTCTAGCGCCAGTTGTAAGGGGAAGAAAAGGTCAACATATAAAAGTATTAGATCAAGCAAGAAAAAGCGGATATGTTAGAGTAAGAATCGATGGCAATTTATATGACCTATCAGAAGAGATTGACTTGGATAAAAATAAAAAACATACCATTGAAGTAGTCGTTGATCGATTGGTTATAAAAGAAGGCATTGAAAAAAGATTAGCCGATTCTATAGAAACCGTATTGCAATTAACAGATGGTTTAGTAATTGTAGATGTTTTAGACAGTGAACCGTTAACATTTAGTCAAAATTTTTCTTGTACAGATTGTAATATTAGTATTAATGAAATAGAACCTAGGCTATTTTCATTTAATAATCCCTTTGGCGCTTGTGACGAATGTCATGGCTTAGGATTTAAAATGGAATTCACCCCAGAATTATTGGTGCCTAATCCTAATCTGACATTGCTTGAAGGTGCCATTGTGGTACCGGGTTGGGCATCAGCAGCTAATGAAGACAGTTATGTAAGAAGCTTATTGGAATCTTTAGCACGTCATTATCAGTTTAATCTAAAAACACCGTATAAAGATTTATCAGATGACATAAAAGATTTATTAATGCATGGTAATCAAGGGGAAATCATAACCATTGATATTAAAAATGGCTATCGAACAGGTGCGTATGAAACAGATTTTGAAGGAATTCTTAAAAATGTTGAAAGACGTTATAATGAAACATCTTCAGAATATATGCGCCAAGAATACGAAAGTTATATGACCAATACCCCTTGTCCAAAGTGTGAAGGGAAAAGGTTAAGTCAAGAGGCTCTTGCAGTAACCATTAATGATAAAAACATTTCACAAGTGACAGAAATGGCTATTGGAGAAGTAAAAGACTTTTTTGAAACACTTGAACTCACCAATAGGCAAAAATTAATTGGTGAACAAATTCTAAAAGAAATCTATGCAAGGTTAGGCTTTCTAAATGATGTTGGGTTAGAGTATTTGACTTTATCTAGAACAGCTGGAACTTTATCAGGTGGAGAAGCTCAAAGAATTCGATTGGCAACACAAATCGGTTCAGGTTTAGTGGGTGTCGTGTATATATTAGATGAGCCAAGTATCGGTCTACATCAAAGGGATAATGATAAATTATTAAAAACGTTAAACAATCTTAAAAACCTTGGCAATACCTTGATTGTTGTAGAACATGATGAAGACACAATGTTTGCAGCAGATCACGTTGTGGATATTGGACCAGGAGCAGGTATTCATGGTGGTGAAGTGGTTGCTCAAGGAACCGCACAAGAAATTATGGATCATAAAGATTCCATTACAGGAGCCTATTTAAGTGGAAGAACCAAGATTGAAGTGCCTAAAAAAAGAAAAAAACCAAATGGCAAATATTTAGAAGTTAAAGGGGCACAAGAAAATAACCTTAAAAATATAGATGTAAAATTTCCATTAGGCATTTTGACTTGTATTACAGGAGTATCCGGTTCGGGGAAAAGTACACTCATTAATGAAATTCTTTATAAAAGCGTTGCAAAAGAAGTGGGACGATCAAAATTAAAACCAGGCAACCATGACAAAGTGTTAGGATTAGAACATTTAGACAAAGTTATCGATATTGATCAAGCACCAATTGGAAGAACACCAAGATCTAATCCAGCAACTTATACAGGTGTATTTGATCAGATTAGAGATTTGTTTGCTACGACTACAGAAGCAAAGATGAAAGGTTATCAAAAAGGACGATTTAGTTTTAATGTAAAAGGTGGAAGGTGTGAAGCTTGCCGAGGTGACGGTATTTTAAAAATTGAAATGCACTTTTTGCCGGATATATATGTGCCTTGTGAAGTGTGCAGTGGCAAGAGATACAATAGAGAAACCCTAGAAGTAAAATACAAAGGAAAAACCATAGCAGATGTATTGGATATGACAGTAGAGCATGCTTTAACATTTTTTGAAAATATACCCAATATCAAGAGAAAGTTACAAACATTATATGATGTGGGTTTATCTTATGTTAAATTAGGACAATCCTCAACAACCTTATCAGGTGGAGAAGCCCAAAGAGTAAAATTGGCTACAGAATTAAGCAAAAGAAGTACTGGTAAAACCCTTTATATATTAGACGAACCAACAACAGGATTACACTTTGCAGATGTCCATCGATTGGTTGATATCTTACAACGTTTGGTTGAAGGAGGCAATACCGTCTTGGTTATTGAACATAATTTAGAAGTCATAAAAACAGCAGATTATATCATTGACTTAGGACCTGAAGGTGGTCATAAAGGTGGAACAGTTATAGGGCAAGGGACTCCAGAAGATATTGCAAAAATAAAAGATTCATACACAGGACAATTTTTAAAGAAAATATTAAAAAGGTAGAGCTTAGGCTCTACCTTTAATATTATTTGTATTTTAATTTAAGCATTAAAATCGTGAAAGCCAATATAAACGTAACGATATTGGCAATCAATATAGGCATATCGCTAATAATAAAGCCATATACAGTCCAGCAAAAAACCCCAGTAGTAAAAATAGAGTACATGCCTAATGATATACCAGATGTATCTTTGTCTTTAATGGTTTTTAAGGTTTGTGGTAAAAAAGAAACAGTTGTTAAAGTTGCTGCAATGGTACCAAATATTTCCATGACAATCTCCTTATCTACAAATATATTTATAATAAAACATAACTCATACATATTATACTCTTTTTAACAAAAAAAGCAATAGAATAAAAGGAGCAAGGTGTTTATAGGATTATCTTGACTCCTATTGTCAACCTAAAAAATAAAAAGGTTGACAATTGTCTTGTCTTTTTATAAAATGTATTTAAAAAAGAAGGGAAGTATGTGTTATGAATTTAAAAACAAGAGATTTGATTTTAGTTGCAATGTTTGCTGCCTTATCAGCTGTAGGGGCATTTATAAGAATACCATTGCCAATTGTGCCATTTACATTACAAACTTTTTTCTGTGCTTTTGCAGGTATATTATTAGGTGCAAAACTAGGTATGCTTTCACAGGTAATCTATGTATTGTTAGGATTAATGGGGTTACCTATTTTTACCCAAGGCGGGGGTATTGATTATATATTTAACCCTACATTTGGTTATTTAATTGGTTTTGTTGTAGGGACTTATGTAATAGGGTTACTAAGCGAAAAAGTAAAAAACATTACGGTAATTAAACTTTTTGGAATTATTATGACAGGGATTATGATTTTTTACATAATTGGTGTGCCTTACTTATACTTCATATACAGATTTTACTTACAAAGTGATGTGGCAATAAGATGGGCTGTCAGTATTGGATTTATACCAACAATAGGAGGGGATATTGTAAAAGCAATTATCTTAACAGGAGTAGCTTATAAAATTGTACCCATATTATCTAAGGAACGATTAATACCAAGAAAAGGATTTATATATAATGAAGGGTAATGTGTCCTTAAAACAATTAGCCATAAAAGTATTAGAGGGATATGAAATCCAATATGAGGAAGCCATTGCACTATCTATGATAGAAGATATAGATGCCTTACTAGGGTGGGCTAATACCATTCGAGAAAAGTATAATGGCAAAAAAGTTGATTTGTGTAGTATTATGAATGCAAAATCAGGAAAGTGCACAGAAGATTGTAAGTTTTGTGCTCAATCCGCCCATTACAAAACCGATGCGCCAGTTTTTTCTCTCATTAATGAAGATGAAATCCTTAAAAGAGCAAAAGAAAATGAAGCAAACGGTGTCCACCGTTTTTCACTAGTCACCAGTGGTAAAAGAATCCGTGATAAAGATTTAGATCAGATTCTTAATACGTATAAAACATTAAAAGAAAAAACAAGATTAGAATTATGTGCTTCATTTGGTTTGTTAACGTACCAACAAGCTTTAAAAATTAAAAAAGCGGGCATTTTGACATATCATCACAATTTGGAAACCAGTAAAAATTATTTTCAAAAAATATGTACCACACATACCTATGAAGATAGAATCAATACAATAAAAAATGCTTTAAAAGCAGGATTAGATGTTTGTTGTGGTGGGATTTTTGGCATAGGAGAATTGATGGAAGATCGGATACAAATGGTTTTCGAGATAAAAAAATTAGGCATACAGTCTATACCCATTAATATATTAATGCCCATTAACGGAACACCTTTAGAAAAACAACCACCACTGGACACAATGGAAATACTTAAGACCATTGGAATTATTCGTTTCATTATGCCAAGTGGGGTTATTCGATATGGGGGCGGCAGAAAAATACTACAAGAACATCAAAAAACAGGGTGGCACTCAGGTGTCAACGGTGCGTTAGTAGGCAATTATTTGACAACCATTGGCAATACAATAGCTGAGGACATAAAAATGATTAAAGAACAAGGCTTAGAAGTATAAAATAAAAAGAAATGCACATTCTATAATAAGTATAAAAGTCTAATCTGCAAACTTGCTGGCAAGGATTTGGAGATTAGACATTTAACGAAACTTATGTCTATTACCTTAGTAAAAGGCATAAGATGAGTTAAGATGAAAGTCGTATTCTCAAATTTAAAGGAGTGTGCATATGGCAGGGTTAATTAGAAGGTTTTTTCCTGGAGGCAACACATCTGTTGGTTTTTACTCTTATTATGATTACATAATAAACAAAGATGCCAATCGCATTATCATTTTAAAAGGTGGGCCAGGAACAGGTAAATCCTCTTTAATGAAAAAAGTAGCAAAAGAATTGCTAGAAAAAGGTTATGATGTAGAATTTCATCATTGCTCATCGGATAGTGATTCCATAGATGGTTTAGTGGTACCTCAATTAAATGTTGCAATGGTAGATGGAACGGCACCTCATGTTATTGAACCACGCTTTCCAGGAGCTGTTGATGAAATTATTAATCTAGGACAATACTGGAATGAAGAGAATTTAGTTAAAAACAAAGCAAGTATAATAGAATCCATAGAAAAAAACGGAAAGTTTTTTAAAAGAGCATATTATTATTTTGGAGCAGCAAAATTAATTGAAGAAGATACTATTTGGAAACACAAAGAAGCATTAAATACTAAAAAAATAAATCAGTATAGCATGGATATAATGAATGAAATATATCCTAAAACAAGCAGCATAGAAAGATTAGGAAAAGAAAGACATTTATTTGGAAGTGCATTTACACCAAAAGGATATATAGATTTTACGTTAGAACATATCAATAAAGATTATAAAATCTATTATCTAATGGGAGCAGTAGGCACTGGGAAATCAAGTGTATTAAAAAATATATATGAAAAAGCTATAGCTCTAGGGTTTGATGTAGAAGTTATGCATACGCCACTTATACCAGAAAAAATAATGACGGTCATTATTAAACCATTAAAAATTGTAGTGAGCACAAGTGATCTGGTAAAGGATTGCTGTGATCAAATAATAGATACCAATGCTTTTTTAAACAAAAAGCACTTAGAAGGTTATACACAAGATATTGAAGACAATAAAAAAATATTTGATGACTTAATAAAAATAGGCATGAATAATATTACAAGGGCAAAAGAAAATCATGATAAGATTGAAGGATATTATATTTCTAATATGGATTTTAACCCTTATAATGATATAAAGGATTATATTGTTAACAAAATGATAAAATTAGGTCAGTAAGTCATAAGCTCCTTTTTTTGAAAGACAGTTAAAAAAATCTGTCATCATAAAAGGAGCTATTTTATAGGAAAGCAATCAAAGTGCCCGATTAATAGCCAGTTCAAGTCATAGGATGAAAAAAGGAAATCTATTAGAATGAAATAACTAAATAAATGTATTGAAGTTTGTTCAAAGCAATCTATAAAGGCTACTGTATATAAAATGAATAATAATATTTAAAAAACTGCAAAATTACATCTGATATATGAAAAAAGTCCTAAAATTAATCCCTGCAAATGAAAGAATGGAATAATTATACTGCAAAAAAATGTTGAGAAATTGTTACATTTATATTATAATGAAAAATAACTTGGGCTAATAGGTATATTAGTTAAAGTACTAAGCATTTCTTTTAAGGGGTTTCTTAATTGCTTATATGTTAGAAGGCATTTGATGATGGTATTATAAAATACATGTGCGAATAGCACACTTTTCTTTTGTTTTTTGGTTTAACACTTTAAAGAATTAAAAGGAAAGTGGGCAAAAGTCAAATAAAACAATTAAGAAATTTCTTGAACAAATATTTTAGGAGGATTAATTAGATGAAAAGAGAAAGATGGGGATCGAAAAGTATTTTTATCTTAGCTGCAATTGGTTCAGCAGTAGGTCTAGGTAATGCCTGGCGTTTTCCTGGACAAGCTTATGCAAACGGAGGCGGTGCATTCTTTATTCCGTACTTCGTTGCATTGTTAACAGCGGGATTGCCTTTATTGATTATGGAATTAGCAATTGGTAAGAAGTATCAATCCGGTGCACCAACAGCTTTTAGAAAAATGGGTAAGAAAAAAGGTTTTGAATGGATTGGTTGGTGGCCATTGGCTACAAGTTTCGTGATTGTTTCCTATTATGCCATAATAATGGCGTGGACGTTTAACTATTTATGGCATTCTTTAAGTATGGCATGGTCAAGTGGTAGTGAAGACTTTTTTTATGGGGAAGTATTACAATTAACAGAATCACCAGGCGTATTAGGTGGATTTAATGTACCCATACTTATTGGTCTTGTATTAACTTGGATATTTGTATGGTATTGTATTAGAAATGGTGTGCAATCCGTAGGTAAAATCGTAAAATGGACTGTTCCAGTGCCAATAGCTTTATTAGTCATTCTTGGTATTAGAGCACTAACATTACCAGGTGCTATGGAAGGGATTAACTATTACTTATCACCAAATTGGTCAAAGCTATTAGATATTAATGT
Protein-coding sequences here:
- the uvrB gene encoding excinuclease ABC subunit UvrB; protein product: MPNFQITSEYKPTGDQPQAIKMLAEGYKQNNKAQTLLGVTGSGKTFTMANIIQDIQKPTLIIAHNKTLAAQLYGEFKEFFPNNAVEYFVSYYDYYQPEAYVPHTDTFIEKDSSINEEIDKLRHSATASLFERNDVIIIASVSCIYGLGDPIDYTNLVLSLRPGVEKERDDVLKKLIDIQYTRNDLDFKRGTFRVRGDVVEIHPAGSGEKAVRVEFFGDEIDRITEIDVLTGEVLGMLDHISIFPASHYVIPQEKIETAVQSIEKELEECVKSFKEEDKLLEAQRIAQRTNFDIEMLRETGFCSGIENYSRHLSGRSAGSTPHTLIDYFPKDFLIIVDESHITLPQIRGMYAGDQSRKSTLVEYGFRLPSAKDNRPLNFKEFEEKINQILFVSATPSSYEAEHEVLRAEQIIRPTGLIDPEVQVRPVKGQIDDLIKEVNIEIEKEHKVLITTLTKKMAEDLTDYMKEVGIRVRYLHSDIDTLERMEIVRDLRMDVFDVLIGINLLREGLDIPEVALVAILDADKEGFLRSETSLIQTTGRAARNSEGRVIMYGDVITDSMRKAISETNRRRQIQEEYNLKHGITPQTIKKKVRDLISISKVAEDKGTYELKKDPESMDKEELQTVITQVTKDMNQAAVNLEFEKAAGYRDQLIELKQHLLSLDE
- the uvrA gene encoding excinuclease ABC subunit UvrA, which gives rise to MAKDKIIIRGAKEHNLKSLDLTIPRDQFIVFTGLSGSGKSSLAFDTLYAEGQRRYMESLSSYARQFLGQMEKPNVEHIEGLSPAISIDQKTTNRNPRSTVGTVTEIYDYFRLLYARIGVPHCPVCGKEIKKQTIDQMVDAIMGLEERTKIQLLAPVVRGRKGQHIKVLDQARKSGYVRVRIDGNLYDLSEEIDLDKNKKHTIEVVVDRLVIKEGIEKRLADSIETVLQLTDGLVIVDVLDSEPLTFSQNFSCTDCNISINEIEPRLFSFNNPFGACDECHGLGFKMEFTPELLVPNPNLTLLEGAIVVPGWASAANEDSYVRSLLESLARHYQFNLKTPYKDLSDDIKDLLMHGNQGEIITIDIKNGYRTGAYETDFEGILKNVERRYNETSSEYMRQEYESYMTNTPCPKCEGKRLSQEALAVTINDKNISQVTEMAIGEVKDFFETLELTNRQKLIGEQILKEIYARLGFLNDVGLEYLTLSRTAGTLSGGEAQRIRLATQIGSGLVGVVYILDEPSIGLHQRDNDKLLKTLNNLKNLGNTLIVVEHDEDTMFAADHVVDIGPGAGIHGGEVVAQGTAQEIMDHKDSITGAYLSGRTKIEVPKKRKKPNGKYLEVKGAQENNLKNIDVKFPLGILTCITGVSGSGKSTLINEILYKSVAKEVGRSKLKPGNHDKVLGLEHLDKVIDIDQAPIGRTPRSNPATYTGVFDQIRDLFATTTEAKMKGYQKGRFSFNVKGGRCEACRGDGILKIEMHFLPDIYVPCEVCSGKRYNRETLEVKYKGKTIADVLDMTVEHALTFFENIPNIKRKLQTLYDVGLSYVKLGQSSTTLSGGEAQRVKLATELSKRSTGKTLYILDEPTTGLHFADVHRLVDILQRLVEGGNTVLVIEHNLEVIKTADYIIDLGPEGGHKGGTVIGQGTPEDIAKIKDSYTGQFLKKILKR
- a CDS encoding SemiSWEET transporter; translation: MEIFGTIAATLTTVSFLPQTLKTIKDKDTSGISLGMYSIFTTGVFCWTVYGFIISDMPILIANIVTFILAFTILMLKLKYK
- a CDS encoding biotin transporter BioY, with product MNLKTRDLILVAMFAALSAVGAFIRIPLPIVPFTLQTFFCAFAGILLGAKLGMLSQVIYVLLGLMGLPIFTQGGGIDYIFNPTFGYLIGFVVGTYVIGLLSEKVKNITVIKLFGIIMTGIMIFYIIGVPYLYFIYRFYLQSDVAIRWAVSIGFIPTIGGDIVKAIILTGVAYKIVPILSKERLIPRKGFIYNEG
- the bioB gene encoding biotin synthase BioB, encoding MKGNVSLKQLAIKVLEGYEIQYEEAIALSMIEDIDALLGWANTIREKYNGKKVDLCSIMNAKSGKCTEDCKFCAQSAHYKTDAPVFSLINEDEILKRAKENEANGVHRFSLVTSGKRIRDKDLDQILNTYKTLKEKTRLELCASFGLLTYQQALKIKKAGILTYHHNLETSKNYFQKICTTHTYEDRINTIKNALKAGLDVCCGGIFGIGELMEDRIQMVFEIKKLGIQSIPINILMPINGTPLEKQPPLDTMEILKTIGIIRFIMPSGVIRYGGGRKILQEHQKTGWHSGVNGALVGNYLTTIGNTIAEDIKMIKEQGLEV
- a CDS encoding ATP-binding protein, which codes for MAGLIRRFFPGGNTSVGFYSYYDYIINKDANRIIILKGGPGTGKSSLMKKVAKELLEKGYDVEFHHCSSDSDSIDGLVVPQLNVAMVDGTAPHVIEPRFPGAVDEIINLGQYWNEENLVKNKASIIESIEKNGKFFKRAYYYFGAAKLIEEDTIWKHKEALNTKKINQYSMDIMNEIYPKTSSIERLGKERHLFGSAFTPKGYIDFTLEHINKDYKIYYLMGAVGTGKSSVLKNIYEKAIALGFDVEVMHTPLIPEKIMTVIIKPLKIVVSTSDLVKDCCDQIIDTNAFLNKKHLEGYTQDIEDNKKIFDDLIKIGMNNITRAKENHDKIEGYYISNMDFNPYNDIKDYIVNKMIKLGQ